A window of Roseiflexus castenholzii DSM 13941 genomic DNA:
GCAACGCCGATGGCGCCGATGCCAGCCGTATGGTTGTGGATGAAGTGATGCGCGTGTTCTATTTCGATCCCGCCGGTGTGTTGCCCGAAGAACCGGTTGAACGTCTGCGTGCCGCTATTGAACACGCCAACAACAGGGTGCATGCTGAAGCGCAACGTCGCCGCAACAACATGGCATCAACTATCGTTGCTGCTCTGATCCACAACGATACCCTGACCATTGCCAATGTCGGCGACAGTCCGGCATTCCTGTGTCGCAATGGACAGTCGCCCCAACGATTGACGAAAGCGCATATTCGTCGGGAAGCAGACGGTAGCACTGCGCTGGCGCAGGCGATGGGCGATCCGCGCGTGTATCCGGCAGTCTTCTCTTTGCCGTTGCAGCAGGGTGATGCAGTGGTGCTCTGTTCCGACGGATTGACCGATCTGGTGCAGCCCACAGAGATTGCCGAGATCGTGAACGGCAAAACTGCCAGCGCCGCCACGCGCGCCCTGATTGCTCTGGCGAACCGTCGCGGCGGGCACGATAATATCAGCGCAATTGTGGTGCGAAATGCTCCGCCGCCGGTGTCATCCGTATCGCCACATATGAGCAAACGACTGCGCTTGCTGATCATCAGCCTGCCGGTCGCTATCCTGCTTGCTGTGTTTGTCATTGCCCTTCCCTTCTTGAACCCACTGCCCGATACCGGTGGCGGAGCAGTGCGCCCAACCGCAGCAGCCCAGAACCTTGTTATTCCCGGCAGTCATAACAACCCGTCGGATCTCGCTCAATTGCCGACGGTAACCCTGGGTGCTCTGCCAACCGCCACCGACACGCCGACTCCCGCCCCTACCCGGCAGGCGCGTCCAACCATGCGCCCAACTCTCATCAGTGCTACACCTGTAACAACAACTGTAGTAACAGAAGTAAGCAGCGCCGATAATCCGTCGCCGACTCAAACGCCTGAATTGAAAATGCCGAACGTTATCGGCAAATCGCGTAGCGATGCGGAACAGATTATCAAGGATGTTCTCAAAGTCGCGCCTGTTATCGAAGAGGTTCGAGACGATAGTGCAACGCCGTCTGATCATGTGGTTGCAACCGAACCGAGGCCGGGTGAGCCGGTTCGTTCGGGAGTCCCCATCAAGCTGAGGATTAAGAGTCGCTCATCGTCTGCGCCGCCTGACCATAATCCGGCGCCGAACAATCCGCCTTCTGCTCCCGACAAACCGCCATCTCCGCCAGACAATCCGCCGGCGCCGTCTGCGACGCCAACGCCGGGGTTGTCAGCGCCCGCTCCGTCGCTCACGCCTACCAAATCGCCAGGTCCATCGGCAACGCCAACAACACCTTCACCCGGACCTTCACCCGACAATTCGGGCGGCTCCGGCGGTACGGGCGGTACGGGCGGCTCCGGCGGTACGGGCGGTTCTGATGGCGGCTCCGGCGGTACGGGCGGCGGCTCCGGCGGTACGGGCGGCTCTGGCGGTACGGGCGGCTCCGGCGGTACGGGCGGTTCGGGCGGTACGGGCGGTTCTGATGGCGGCTCCGGCGGTACGGGCGGTTCGGGCGGTACGGGCGGTTCGGGCGGCTCCGGCGGTACGGGCGGCTCCGGCGGTACGGGCGGTTCTGATGGCGGCTCCGGCGGTACGGGCGGTTCTGATGGCGGCTCCGGCGGTTCGGGCGGTTCGGGCGGTTCGGGCGGTTCGGGCGGCTCCGGCGGTACGGGCGGTACGGGCGGCTCCGGCGGTTCGGGCGGTTCTGATGGCGGCTCCGGCGGTACGGGCGGTTCTGATGGCGGCTCCGGCGGTACGGGCGGTTCTGATGGCGGCTCCGGCGGTACGGGCGGCGGCTCCGGCGGTACGGGCGGTACGGGCGGCTCCGGCGGTACGGGCGGCGGGTCTGGCAACTGATGGTGCTGGCAACTGAAGCGTCTGCGATGCCATAGAGTTCTGTTTTCAGTCTTTATCACCATGCATCTGGCACGGAGCAACGTTGACTATAACTTTTTGAAGTTGCGAGGCAGTCATAGATGGCACAGCAGTCATACACCCTTCATCTTGAGGCCGGACGGTCAATGCCTGTCGAACTGTCAACAGACGAACCGATCTATCGTCTTATTGACCGGTTAGTGCAGGAGCACAGGTTGCCGTCGACTGACCAGCATGGACGACGTGTCCAGTACGCACTCTACGCCGATCATACCCGCCGCCTGAGCCGCGAAATGTCGCTGCGGCAGGCGGGATACGATCAGGGTGGCAATCTCTATCTGGCGAATGTTGATGCTCCCTGGTGGGAACAGACCCCTGCTCTCACTCGGCGGCTATCGCATCAGTCAGAGACAAAGCAGGACAACCGTCTCCGGCTTTACGCGCTCCTCGGCGGCGTGTTCGTCGTGCTGACCATCGGCATCGTTGCAACGCTGATCCTGTTCAGTGTCCGTCGATCCCCACAAGTGGCGCAACAGCCGACGCTGACGGTAAAGTCTGACATGCTCGTTGAGCGATCACCAACGTCCACGCTGGCGCCGTTGCCAATGTCTGCGGCTACCGCTGCCACGGCAACGGATGGATTGCCTGCTACCGCAACACTGGCGCCGCTGCCAACGACTGCGGCTACCGCAACGCTGGCGTCGTTGCCAACGGCTGCGGCTACCGCTGCCACGGCAAGGGATGGGTTGCCTGCTACCGCAACGCTGGCGCCGCTGCCAACGGCTGCGGCTACCGCAGCGTCGGCGCCGCCATCAACGTTGACAGTGGCGGCGTTGCCCACGACAGCGGCTTCGCCGGCACAACCGTTTGCTGTGTTCCCGACAGCAACACTCGTCAACTTGGACGCGGATGCCGTGACCGTCGTCGGGGTCAAACGCGAGTATCTTGATCGGGGTAAACGGCTGTTCTTTCAGGGACGCACCAGTTTCGGCGCATATTTATGGAATGAACCGGAGTTGCGCACCCGATTGCCTGCCAGTCAGGGCAATGTTGTCATCAGTAATGGCGACCGTGTTGCAATTCTGAGCCAGGAAAACGGCGCCGTTCACGTGCGTATTCTCACCAATGCGCTCGATCCTGCCGATCCAAAGGTCATCGGCGCGACCGGCTACTTGCCGCGATGGTTAGTTTTCGATGAGGGTGTGCCGCCGCCTGCGCCAACCGCAACGCCGAACCCCGGTAAACTGTTCGTTTACAAGTTGAACGAAGATGATCAGCCCGGATGTATTTCGATGCGCATCGTTCGGACCAATGCGAGCGGATGGAGTTTTGTTGTCGATGGCACGAACTTGAGAGGGCGATTCGATAACGCCGGCAATGCCCGTCTCTGCGGGCTTGGCGCCGATCAGGAAGTGACCATCAGCGTGCTTGATCGT
This region includes:
- a CDS encoding ubiquitin family protein, encoding MAQQSYTLHLEAGRSMPVELSTDEPIYRLIDRLVQEHRLPSTDQHGRRVQYALYADHTRRLSREMSLRQAGYDQGGNLYLANVDAPWWEQTPALTRRLSHQSETKQDNRLRLYALLGGVFVVLTIGIVATLILFSVRRSPQVAQQPTLTVKSDMLVERSPTSTLAPLPMSAATAATATDGLPATATLAPLPTTAATATLASLPTAAATAATARDGLPATATLAPLPTAAATAASAPPSTLTVAALPTTAASPAQPFAVFPTATLVNLDADAVTVVGVKREYLDRGKRLFFQGRTSFGAYLWNEPELRTRLPASQGNVVISNGDRVAILSQENGAVHVRILTNALDPADPKVIGATGYLPRWLVFDEGVPPPAPTATPNPGKLFVYKLNEDDQPGCISMRIVRTNASGWSFVVDGTNLRGRFDNAGNARLCGLGADQEVTISVLDRNGRIIPGGRSVPSKGRAIMIGEWRQ
- a CDS encoding protein phosphatase 2C domain-containing protein — encoded protein: MSTSTASFDIDARTDRGRQRSNNQDSIGRADQWTTDRHQPIDRALRERYGRLYIVADGVGGNADGADASRMVVDEVMRVFYFDPAGVLPEEPVERLRAAIEHANNRVHAEAQRRRNNMASTIVAALIHNDTLTIANVGDSPAFLCRNGQSPQRLTKAHIRREADGSTALAQAMGDPRVYPAVFSLPLQQGDAVVLCSDGLTDLVQPTEIAEIVNGKTASAATRALIALANRRGGHDNISAIVVRNAPPPVSSVSPHMSKRLRLLIISLPVAILLAVFVIALPFLNPLPDTGGGAVRPTAAAQNLVIPGSHNNPSDLAQLPTVTLGALPTATDTPTPAPTRQARPTMRPTLISATPVTTTVVTEVSSADNPSPTQTPELKMPNVIGKSRSDAEQIIKDVLKVAPVIEEVRDDSATPSDHVVATEPRPGEPVRSGVPIKLRIKSRSSSAPPDHNPAPNNPPSAPDKPPSPPDNPPAPSATPTPGLSAPAPSLTPTKSPGPSATPTTPSPGPSPDNSGGSGGTGGTGGSGGTGGSDGGSGGTGGGSGGTGGSGGTGGSGGTGGSGGTGGSDGGSGGTGGSGGTGGSGGSGGTGGSGGTGGSDGGSGGTGGSDGGSGGSGGSGGSGGSGGSGGTGGTGGSGGSGGSDGGSGGTGGSDGGSGGTGGSDGGSGGTGGGSGGTGGTGGSGGTGGGSGN